The proteins below come from a single Tissierella sp. MB52-C2 genomic window:
- a CDS encoding ABC transporter ATP-binding protein: MLKINNVTMKFGGVVAVNNFAANIDKGQIVGLIGPNGAGKTTVFNVVTGVYKPTEGQVLFNEKLISTLRPDEIAYLGVCRTFQNIRLFKELSVLDNVFIGGHLRLKSGIFSSVLRLPNYNKEEKEMLEKSNYLLEKVGLYEERNEKAFSLPYGKQRRLEIARALATDPKLLLLDEPAAGMNPQETQELMEFISQIKKEFDLTIFLIEHHMEVVMGICEKIYVLDHGTLIAEGSPEEIQNDSKVIEAYLGVD; the protein is encoded by the coding sequence ATGCTAAAAATTAATAATGTAACTATGAAATTTGGTGGAGTAGTGGCTGTAAATAATTTCGCAGCAAATATAGATAAAGGGCAGATAGTAGGTTTAATAGGGCCTAATGGTGCTGGAAAGACCACAGTGTTTAACGTAGTTACAGGAGTATATAAGCCTACAGAGGGACAGGTTTTATTTAATGAAAAACTAATATCCACCTTAAGACCAGATGAAATAGCATATCTTGGAGTATGTAGAACTTTTCAAAATATACGATTGTTTAAGGAATTGTCTGTTTTGGACAATGTATTTATAGGAGGACATTTAAGGTTAAAATCAGGTATATTTTCTTCTGTCCTAAGACTACCAAATTATAATAAAGAAGAAAAAGAGATGTTGGAAAAATCCAATTATCTTCTTGAGAAGGTAGGTTTATATGAGGAAAGAAACGAAAAGGCATTTTCTCTACCCTATGGAAAACAAAGACGGCTTGAAATAGCTAGAGCTTTGGCTACAGATCCTAAGCTATTACTTTTAGATGAACCCGCCGCAGGAATGAACCCTCAGGAAACCCAAGAATTAATGGAGTTTATTTCTCAGATCAAGAAGGAATTTGATTTAACCATATTTTTAATAGAACATCATATGGAGGTCGTCATGGGAATCTGTGAGAAAATATATGTACTAGATCATGGAACTCTAATTGCAGAGGGAAGTCCAGAAGAAATCCAAAATGATTCTAAAGTTATAGAAGCATATCTGGGGGTGGATTAA
- a CDS encoding branched-chain amino acid ABC transporter permease — translation MKKNTIFNIILIAVILVVLVFMNIFLDNYKVTIINLCGIYVVLALSMNLINGFTGLFSLGHAGFMAIGAYTVAILTMPVATKEMNFYMKPMMPFLLNLNLPFILALIIGGLFAALFGFLIGAPVLKLTDDYLAIATLGFSEIIRILIVNLQTITNGSLGLKGIPKLTINQKPNLLWSWGIAILVIVFMKFLMKSSYGKAFKAIREDEIAARSMGINLFKHKVLSFTIGSFLAGIGGGLLATSLGTIDPTQFKFALTFNILLMVVLGGMGNINGNVVSAIVITVAMEALRFLDEPMNLGFTITPALPGLRMVVFSLILMLVVIFKKDGFMKNALEKVRGRYAKN, via the coding sequence ATGAAGAAAAATACTATTTTTAATATAATCTTAATTGCAGTAATTCTTGTAGTATTAGTCTTTATGAATATCTTTCTAGATAATTATAAAGTTACCATTATAAACCTTTGTGGAATTTATGTAGTCCTAGCTTTAAGTATGAACTTAATCAATGGTTTTACAGGGCTATTTTCTTTAGGTCATGCAGGATTTATGGCAATAGGTGCTTATACTGTGGCAATTCTCACTATGCCTGTAGCCACTAAGGAAATGAATTTTTATATGAAACCAATGATGCCATTTTTATTAAATCTTAATCTTCCATTTATATTGGCTTTAATAATAGGTGGATTATTTGCTGCATTATTTGGTTTTTTAATTGGTGCACCAGTGCTTAAATTAACAGATGACTATTTAGCCATTGCTACTTTAGGTTTTTCAGAGATAATTAGAATTTTAATAGTCAATCTTCAAACCATAACTAATGGTTCTCTTGGACTTAAGGGTATACCAAAGCTTACTATAAATCAAAAGCCTAATCTTTTGTGGTCATGGGGAATAGCCATACTTGTTATTGTATTTATGAAGTTCCTTATGAAAAGCAGTTATGGTAAGGCATTTAAAGCAATTCGTGAAGATGAAATTGCAGCAAGATCCATGGGAATTAATCTATTTAAGCATAAGGTACTTAGCTTTACCATAGGCTCATTTTTGGCAGGAATTGGTGGAGGGCTTTTGGCTACTTCTTTGGGAACTATAGATCCAACTCAATTTAAATTTGCCTTAACTTTTAATATTCTATTGATGGTAGTATTAGGTGGCATGGGTAATATAAACGGAAATGTAGTATCTGCCATAGTTATAACTGTAGCCATGGAGGCTCTAAGATTCTTAGATGAGCCTATGAACTTAGGATTTACTATAACACCAGCGTTGCCAGGTCTTAGAATGGTAGTGTTTTCTTTAATTTTGATGTTGGTGGTTATATTTAAAAAGGACGGATTTATGAAAAATGCCCTAGAGAAAGTGAGGGGTAGATATGCTAAAAATTAA
- a CDS encoding branched-chain amino acid ABC transporter permease, protein MSVQEFLQHMANGISLGSLYALIAIGYTMVYGILRLINFAHGDVFMLGTYLAFYGLTYTSIPWYIVFILVSIITGILGVILERLAYKPLRGSPRITVLISAIGASFLLQNLGVLLFGGRPKAFPTPEVFNKVINIGEVSVALVNFIIPIVTVILLVVLNFFIQKTRTGMAMRALSKDYEAASLMGIDINNTISITFFIGSFLAAVGGIMWGIKYPQLMPHMGVLPGLKCFIAAVIGGIGSISGAVLGGFILGLGEILLIAFLPSLTGYRDAFAFVLLIIILLVKPTGLMGEKIAEKV, encoded by the coding sequence ATGAGCGTACAAGAATTCCTACAACATATGGCAAATGGTATTTCTTTGGGGAGTCTTTATGCTCTGATTGCCATTGGATATACTATGGTTTATGGGATATTAAGGCTTATTAACTTTGCCCATGGAGATGTTTTTATGCTTGGTACCTATTTAGCTTTTTATGGTCTAACATACACTTCCATACCTTGGTATATAGTATTTATCCTTGTTTCAATAATTACTGGAATTTTGGGAGTAATTTTAGAGAGACTTGCTTACAAACCTTTAAGAGGTTCACCTAGGATTACTGTTCTTATATCTGCCATAGGTGCATCATTTTTATTACAAAACTTAGGAGTATTATTATTTGGGGGAAGGCCAAAGGCTTTCCCTACTCCTGAAGTATTCAATAAGGTGATAAATATTGGAGAAGTTTCTGTGGCCTTAGTCAATTTTATAATCCCAATAGTTACAGTAATTCTTTTAGTTGTCTTAAACTTTTTTATCCAAAAAACAAGGACAGGAATGGCAATGAGAGCTTTATCTAAGGACTATGAAGCTGCAAGTCTTATGGGTATAGATATTAACAATACTATATCTATTACTTTCTTTATAGGTTCATTTTTAGCAGCAGTAGGTGGTATTATGTGGGGAATAAAATACCCTCAACTTATGCCACATATGGGTGTATTGCCTGGACTGAAATGCTTTATAGCAGCAGTTATAGGTGGAATAGGAAGTATATCAGGTGCTGTTCTTGGTGGATTTATTTTAGGTCTTGGAGAAATACTTCTTATAGCATTTTTACCGAGTTTAACAGGATATAGAGATGCATTTGCCTTTGTATTACTTATTATTATACTCCTGGTGAAACCAACAGGTTTAATGGGAGAAAAAATAGCGGAGAAGGTGTAG
- a CDS encoding ABC transporter substrate-binding protein, producing MKKKVLLFVLSAVLVLSVLSGCSTKETSSPDSSNVIKIGVFEPMTGANAAGGEMTVEGIKLANEKVSTVLGKKVDLVIVDNKSDKVEAANAASRLVDKDKVVAIIGSYGSSLSMAAGDIVKTAKVPAVGCSPTNPLVTLNNDYYFRVCFIDPFQGTVMANYAFNDLSAKKAAIIQDVQQDYSVGLSSYFKKAFIELTGSESSIVGESSYNTGDQDFSAQLTNIKSLNPDVIFAPGNYGESALLIKQARELGITVPILGGDTWEAPEFIEIGGEAVEGAVYSTHFTAESPVTDVSKSFLEEYTKKYNKDANAFAALGYDAYMVIIEAIEKAGEANPVLIRDKIAATDGFVGATGNISLDENGDAVKSAVINKVENGKFVYLTTVEPIK from the coding sequence ATGAAGAAAAAGGTATTGTTATTTGTTTTGTCAGCAGTTTTAGTATTATCGGTTTTATCAGGATGCAGTACTAAGGAAACATCTAGTCCAGATTCAAGTAATGTAATCAAAATAGGTGTATTTGAGCCTATGACAGGTGCTAACGCAGCAGGCGGAGAAATGACTGTAGAAGGTATCAAACTTGCCAATGAAAAGGTAAGTACAGTTTTAGGCAAAAAAGTAGATTTAGTTATAGTAGACAATAAATCTGACAAGGTTGAGGCAGCCAATGCAGCTTCTCGTCTTGTAGACAAGGATAAGGTAGTTGCCATTATAGGTAGTTATGGCAGTTCATTATCCATGGCTGCAGGAGATATAGTTAAGACTGCAAAGGTTCCAGCAGTAGGTTGTTCACCTACTAACCCTCTTGTAACTTTAAACAATGATTATTATTTTAGAGTATGTTTCATAGATCCATTCCAAGGTACAGTTATGGCTAACTATGCATTTAATGATTTAAGTGCGAAGAAAGCTGCCATAATCCAAGACGTACAACAAGACTATTCAGTTGGACTTTCCTCATATTTTAAAAAGGCATTTATAGAATTAACTGGTTCAGAATCTTCCATAGTAGGGGAATCATCCTATAATACAGGAGATCAAGATTTCTCAGCCCAACTTACCAATATAAAATCCCTTAATCCAGATGTAATATTTGCTCCAGGAAACTATGGAGAGTCAGCATTACTAATTAAACAAGCAAGAGAACTAGGTATTACTGTACCAATTCTTGGTGGAGATACTTGGGAAGCCCCAGAATTTATAGAAATAGGTGGAGAAGCAGTAGAAGGTGCAGTATATAGTACTCACTTTACAGCAGAATCCCCAGTTACTGATGTTTCTAAGTCTTTCTTAGAAGAATATACAAAGAAGTATAATAAAGATGCCAATGCATTTGCAGCTTTAGGCTATGATGCATATATGGTTATTATAGAAGCTATAGAAAAAGCAGGAGAAGCTAATCCAGTTCTTATAAGAGATAAAATTGCAGCTACTGATGGTTTCGTAGGGGCAACAGGAAATATTTCTTTAGATGAAAATGGTGATGCTGTTAAATCAGCTGTTATCAATAAAGTTGAAAATGGTAAATTTGTTTATTTAACTACAGTAGAACCAATAAAATAA
- a CDS encoding methyl-accepting chemotaxis protein, with product MIKKKETSKSISTALIVTVSSVIIAISVAVSSTAYMIGKNSLMKTTHELLLNKAVDSASIVNERIRNYTISIEPLGNLEILGNPEVSWEEKLSLLRTEKDRLKLSGIGIADTRGNLILDDNVELDVHDAEYFKASNGGNSFFSEPFYRNESKNVDIAISVPLKYEKTIVGSIIAFKDADEFYKIASDIHIGESGFAYILDRNIDVISHPTVVSGATIGNGSSINFSSLIDRVSIDSRPSVEKVIEDISKNKVGISSYNENGETIHLGYAPITSKNWSIVVNTTEKDILEGLNSLKHTLLLIGAVSLGIGLVLSYFSSKKITSRIMDISQKTKNLSNLDLSFTIDDKSLNRKDEIGLMARSIQRVIDSIKTFALETQNSSESLAASSEELAAITQESSAVSTSISETANEISNKSQVQLEEMLNISNMIDNIQEQFGLALDESNSVEDLNEKALVSIEEGKIVVDEVTHQMSNIKSSTYRVKSSLENISNSSKQMDDILVVIQGIAEQTNLLALNAAIEAARAGEAGRGFSVVAGEIRKLAEQTKNSTSEIGEIITHNHDLIIGANENMEFSNKEVEKGIDKVNDTKKTFDYIAEVIGDMNLAMSKAIDAIGNVSNSVEEAVSSIEQSESISKEVTEQIHNISKATEEQMTSMEQITSSTEELASLADSLQGILRNIKL from the coding sequence TTGATTAAAAAAAAAGAGACAAGCAAAAGCATAAGTACTGCTTTAATAGTAACTGTTAGTTCAGTAATCATTGCTATTTCTGTTGCAGTAAGCAGCACAGCTTATATGATTGGAAAGAATTCCTTAATGAAAACTACCCACGAGTTATTACTTAATAAGGCAGTAGATTCAGCAAGCATTGTAAATGAGCGAATAAGGAATTATACTATTTCCATTGAACCCTTGGGCAATCTAGAGATTTTAGGAAACCCTGAAGTATCTTGGGAAGAAAAGCTTAGTCTCCTCAGGACAGAAAAAGATCGATTAAAACTTTCTGGCATTGGTATTGCTGATACAAGGGGAAATTTAATTTTAGATGATAATGTAGAATTAGATGTACATGATGCTGAGTATTTTAAGGCCTCAAATGGGGGTAATTCTTTTTTCTCAGAACCCTTTTATAGAAATGAATCAAAAAATGTAGATATCGCCATATCTGTACCCCTTAAATATGAAAAAACAATAGTAGGTTCAATCATTGCTTTTAAAGATGCAGATGAATTCTATAAAATTGCCAGCGACATACATATAGGAGAAAGTGGTTTTGCTTATATATTAGACAGAAATATAGATGTTATATCTCATCCCACCGTAGTGTCAGGTGCCACTATAGGAAATGGGTCCAGTATAAATTTTAGCTCTCTAATAGATAGAGTATCTATAGATTCCAGACCATCAGTGGAAAAAGTAATAGAAGATATATCTAAAAATAAAGTTGGTATAAGCAGCTACAATGAAAACGGTGAAACTATACATTTAGGCTATGCCCCTATTACTTCTAAGAATTGGAGTATTGTTGTAAATACTACAGAAAAGGATATATTAGAGGGGTTAAATTCATTAAAACATACTTTGTTGTTAATAGGAGCTGTATCCTTAGGTATTGGCCTTGTTTTATCCTATTTTTCCAGTAAAAAGATAACCAGTAGAATCATGGATATAAGTCAAAAGACTAAAAATCTATCTAATCTTGATTTAAGCTTTACCATAGACGATAAATCATTGAATAGGAAAGATGAAATTGGATTAATGGCTCGGTCTATTCAAAGGGTAATAGACAGTATCAAAACCTTTGCCTTAGAAACTCAAAACTCCTCAGAATCCTTAGCTGCATCATCAGAGGAATTGGCAGCTATTACACAGGAATCATCAGCTGTATCTACCTCTATATCTGAAACAGCCAATGAAATCTCTAACAAATCTCAAGTTCAATTGGAAGAAATGCTTAATATATCAAATATGATAGATAACATACAAGAACAATTTGGACTAGCACTAGATGAAAGTAATTCTGTAGAAGACCTTAATGAAAAGGCTTTGGTTAGTATAGAAGAAGGTAAAATCGTAGTAGATGAAGTAACACACCAAATGAGTAATATTAAATCTAGTACCTATAGGGTAAAATCCTCCCTAGAAAATATAAGCAACAGTTCTAAGCAAATGGATGATATTCTTGTAGTTATACAGGGTATAGCAGAACAGACTAATTTACTTGCTCTAAATGCGGCCATAGAAGCTGCAAGAGCAGGAGAAGCAGGTAGAGGTTTTTCAGTAGTTGCAGGTGAAATAAGAAAACTTGCAGAACAGACTAAAAACTCCACATCTGAAATAGGAGAAATCATTACACATAACCATGATTTAATCATAGGTGCAAATGAAAATATGGAGTTTAGCAATAAAGAAGTAGAAAAAGGTATAGATAAAGTCAATGATACAAAAAAAACCTTTGATTATATAGCAGAAGTCATAGGAGATATGAATTTAGCAATGTCAAAGGCAATAGATGCCATTGGTAATGTTTCCAATAGTGTAGAAGAAGCTGTTAGTTCCATAGAACAATCTGAGTCCATATCGAAGGAAGTAACAGAACAAATCCATAATATATCAAAAGCTACAGAAGAACAAATGACATCTATGGAACAAATCACCTCATCAACAGAGGAATTAGCAAGTCTAGCTGATTCTCTACAGGGAATCTTAAGAAATATAAAACTTTAA
- a CDS encoding amidohydrolase yields the protein MDLILINGKIYTMDENRTVAEAIAIKNNIIKAIGSTEQILKLKRDNTIIHDLNGKALLPGFNDSHMHLVNYGYALTQVNLIGASTLEELNERVVKFIEENQIEEGKWIRGRGWNQDYFIGEKRFPTRYDLDKISTENPIVVTRACGHVVAVNTKALKLLNIGKSTEQVEGGHFDLDENGEPTGVFRENAVGLIYDNLPTPMVEEIKNMMINAIKDMNKVGITSVGTDDFEALPDRNYENILKAYGELKNEDRLNVRIYEQCLLPSLDKLETFIEKGYRTSMRDNLFKIGPLKLLIDGSLGARTAALVEPYSDDPTTRGITTATQGELDDLVDLAHRNNIQVAIHGIGDKAMYMAFESIEKSLNNSPKDDHRHGIVHCQITDEYLLNKFEELNAIAYIQPIFLDYDWKIVKDRVGEEREKTSYNWRTMVNKGVSIACGSDSPVEIFNVMKGIYEAVTRKDLDGNPKGGWLPEQSLTVEEAVYGYTMGGAYASFEEDIKGSLEVGKLADMVVLSEDVFHIDEDKIKDVDVHMTILGGKIVYEI from the coding sequence ATGGACTTAATTTTAATCAATGGAAAAATCTATACCATGGATGAAAATAGAACTGTAGCTGAAGCCATAGCCATAAAAAATAATATAATAAAGGCTATTGGCAGTACTGAACAAATATTAAAGTTAAAAAGAGATAATACAATAATCCATGATTTAAATGGCAAAGCTCTATTGCCAGGTTTTAACGATAGTCATATGCATTTAGTAAACTATGGTTATGCCTTAACTCAAGTAAATTTAATCGGTGCATCTACCTTAGAAGAATTAAATGAAAGAGTAGTTAAATTTATTGAAGAAAATCAAATAGAAGAAGGTAAATGGATAAGAGGCAGAGGGTGGAATCAAGATTATTTCATAGGAGAAAAAAGGTTTCCCACCAGATATGACTTAGACAAAATATCTACTGAAAACCCTATAGTAGTCACAAGGGCCTGCGGTCATGTAGTAGCGGTAAATACTAAGGCTTTGAAGCTATTAAATATAGGGAAGTCTACTGAACAAGTGGAAGGTGGACACTTCGATTTAGACGAAAATGGGGAACCTACAGGTGTATTTAGAGAGAATGCTGTTGGACTAATTTATGATAATCTACCGACTCCTATGGTGGAAGAAATAAAAAATATGATGATAAATGCAATAAAAGATATGAATAAAGTAGGTATTACCTCTGTGGGTACTGATGATTTTGAGGCATTACCTGATAGAAATTATGAAAATATTTTGAAGGCATATGGAGAATTAAAAAATGAAGATAGATTAAATGTTAGGATATATGAGCAATGTTTGCTGCCAAGTCTGGATAAATTAGAGACATTCATAGAAAAGGGCTATAGAACTTCCATGAGAGATAATTTATTTAAAATAGGTCCATTAAAATTATTAATAGATGGCTCCCTAGGGGCTAGAACTGCAGCATTAGTAGAACCCTATTCAGATGATCCTACTACTAGGGGGATTACTACAGCTACTCAAGGAGAATTAGATGATTTAGTGGATTTAGCTCATAGAAATAATATACAAGTAGCCATACATGGCATAGGTGATAAAGCCATGTATATGGCATTTGAATCAATAGAGAAGTCATTAAATAATAGTCCAAAGGACGATCATCGCCATGGAATAGTCCACTGTCAAATAACAGATGAATATCTATTAAATAAATTTGAAGAATTAAATGCTATTGCTTATATTCAACCTATATTCTTAGATTATGATTGGAAGATTGTAAAGGATAGAGTTGGAGAAGAAAGAGAAAAGACTTCATATAATTGGAGGACCATGGTAAATAAAGGAGTATCCATAGCCTGTGGGTCCGATAGCCCTGTGGAGATATTTAATGTAATGAAGGGAATATATGAAGCTGTCACAAGGAAGGATTTAGATGGGAATCCTAAGGGTGGCTGGCTGCCTGAGCAAAGCCTAACAGTAGAAGAAGCTGTATATGGTTATACCATGGGAGGAGCATATGCTTCCTTTGAAGAAGATATAAAGGGATCATTGGAAGTAGGTAAGCTTGCAGATATGGTTGTACTATCAGAGGATGTTTTCCATATAGATGAAGATAAGATAAAAGATGTAGATGTTCATATGACTATCCTTGGTGGAAAAATAGTATATGAGATATAA
- a CDS encoding NCS1 family transporter: protein MPTIEHEMSELNQEYVERAKPELLPTKERIMDNLSYLATFLGGCVSIGTFSMGASLIGVLNLTQAILAMAIGCSVIAIALVLSGSAGHKYGIPFTVQARSSFGFKGVKIPGFLRGIPAIVWFGFQSWVGAGAINVSLKTLTGFDNLPVVFVLFTALQVILAINGFHGIKWLENIAVFFILGTLGYMFYTVYTKYGVEVAATITNIEGTWGLPFWGGTTAFLGIYSTMILNGSDYSRELKRETKPFMTGSLYWLSILPATLFMGLIGLMVSGATGNNDPVAVFSTAMDNQFLTIMTLLFVAFAQVTTNVLNNIVPPVYVLMDTFHISYKKSAILVGILSICTFPWLLVRPESAGGLSLFVQIYSAFLGPIFAVLVVDYFIIRKRKLNLNDYYNADGAFKGINWAGVIAIIGGSIVSLFFVQISWYASLLPTGLLYYFLMKNMKKAAPFRKGTIFE from the coding sequence ATGCCTACAATCGAGCATGAGATGAGTGAATTGAATCAGGAATATGTGGAGAGGGCTAAGCCAGAACTATTACCAACGAAAGAAAGAATAATGGATAATCTTTCTTATCTAGCAACTTTCCTAGGAGGATGTGTTTCCATAGGAACTTTTTCCATGGGAGCTAGTTTGATTGGAGTTTTAAATTTAACTCAAGCAATTCTTGCTATGGCAATTGGATGCTCTGTTATAGCTATTGCACTTGTATTATCAGGATCTGCTGGACATAAATATGGGATACCTTTTACTGTTCAAGCTAGAAGCTCTTTTGGTTTTAAAGGTGTTAAGATTCCAGGTTTTCTTAGAGGAATACCTGCAATTGTTTGGTTTGGATTTCAATCTTGGGTAGGTGCCGGTGCTATAAACGTAAGTTTAAAAACTTTAACAGGATTTGACAATTTACCAGTAGTATTTGTTCTTTTCACTGCATTACAAGTTATTCTAGCTATAAATGGATTCCACGGAATCAAATGGCTGGAAAATATAGCTGTATTCTTTATATTAGGAACTCTTGGATATATGTTTTATACTGTATATACAAAATATGGGGTAGAAGTAGCGGCTACTATAACTAATATTGAAGGTACATGGGGATTGCCATTCTGGGGTGGAACTACAGCTTTTCTAGGTATCTATTCTACTATGATTTTAAATGGTTCTGACTACTCTAGAGAGTTAAAAAGAGAGACTAAACCATTTATGACAGGTAGCCTTTATTGGTTGTCTATTCTTCCAGCTACATTATTTATGGGATTAATTGGACTTATGGTTTCGGGCGCAACAGGTAATAATGATCCAGTAGCTGTATTTTCAACTGCTATGGATAATCAGTTTCTAACAATTATGACACTTCTATTTGTTGCATTTGCACAAGTTACAACAAATGTACTAAACAATATAGTTCCTCCTGTTTATGTACTTATGGATACATTCCATATATCTTATAAGAAATCCGCGATTTTAGTTGGAATTTTATCTATATGTACATTCCCATGGTTGCTAGTAAGACCAGAATCAGCGGGTGGATTGTCATTATTCGTTCAAATATATTCAGCGTTCTTAGGACCTATATTTGCAGTACTTGTAGTAGATTATTTTATCATTAGAAAGAGAAAATTAAACTTAAATGATTATTATAATGCAGATGGAGCTTTTAAAGGAATAAACTGGGCTGGAGTTATAGCAATAATTGGTGGTTCAATAGTATCCCTATTCTTTGTTCAAATATCATGGTATGCAAGTTTATTACCAACAGGATTATTGTATTATTTCCTAATGAAAAATATGAAGAAAGCTGCTCCATTTAGAAAAGGAACTATATTTGAATAA
- the allB gene encoding allantoinase AllB — translation MFDLAVKNGLIVTSERIYKGSICVKDGRIAAIISSEDDVIASKIIDVNGKYIFPGGIDTHAHLNDPGYTWREDYSHGTSAAAVGGITTIIDMPLQNEPALTDGKIFDDKYKVVSPNAYVDYCFWGGLVDYNLNSLIELDKKGCVAFKSFIGPVSPDYVSLTMGQVREALELLKTVDARAGFHCEDYSIIKWEEGRAKKKEKQTWEDFLNSRPLIAEVMATKNIIDLAKEIGVKVHICHVSHPAVAKVIQKAQQEGVDVTGETCSHYLAFNRDDVVKNGSLFKCAPPLREAEAVEKMWEYVDNGTLSCVSSDHSPCTPEEKDENTHGIFGAWGGISGIQNVMQVTFSEGVAKRGYSPTILARTLSEGPAKAFGLYGRKGAIEVGFDADLVILDPEKEWEITSESLQYVNKISAFVGLKGKGLPVCTILRGEVVAEENNVVGQKGYGQLVKKEN, via the coding sequence ATGTTTGACTTAGCTGTAAAAAATGGACTTATAGTTACTTCAGAGAGAATTTATAAGGGTAGCATTTGTGTAAAAGATGGTAGAATAGCTGCAATAATCTCATCAGAAGATGATGTAATTGCCAGTAAGATTATCGATGTTAATGGAAAATACATATTTCCAGGAGGGATTGACACTCATGCCCATCTAAATGATCCAGGTTATACATGGAGGGAGGATTATTCACATGGAACATCAGCTGCTGCTGTTGGAGGTATTACCACTATTATAGATATGCCTTTACAAAATGAACCTGCATTAACTGACGGAAAGATTTTTGATGATAAATATAAGGTTGTTTCGCCAAATGCCTATGTGGACTATTGTTTTTGGGGAGGGTTAGTAGACTATAATTTAAATTCATTAATTGAGTTGGACAAAAAGGGATGTGTTGCATTTAAATCTTTTATTGGGCCTGTATCACCAGACTATGTTTCTTTAACCATGGGTCAAGTAAGAGAAGCACTGGAACTATTAAAGACTGTTGATGCAAGAGCAGGATTCCACTGCGAAGACTATTCCATTATTAAATGGGAAGAAGGAAGAGCAAAGAAAAAAGAGAAACAAACATGGGAGGATTTTCTAAATTCCCGTCCTCTAATAGCTGAAGTAATGGCTACTAAAAATATTATTGATTTAGCAAAAGAAATAGGAGTAAAGGTTCATATTTGTCATGTAAGTCATCCTGCAGTTGCAAAGGTTATTCAAAAAGCACAACAAGAAGGTGTAGATGTGACTGGGGAGACTTGTAGTCATTATTTAGCTTTTAATAGAGATGATGTTGTGAAGAATGGTAGCTTGTTCAAATGTGCGCCACCTCTAAGAGAGGCAGAGGCTGTTGAAAAGATGTGGGAATATGTAGACAATGGAACTTTAAGCTGTGTTAGTTCAGACCATTCTCCTTGTACTCCTGAAGAAAAAGATGAAAATACTCATGGCATATTTGGTGCATGGGGTGGAATCAGTGGTATTCAAAATGTAATGCAGGTTACATTTAGCGAAGGAGTTGCTAAGAGAGGATATTCTCCAACCATATTAGCACGCACATTAAGTGAAGGACCAGCTAAGGCTTTTGGACTATATGGAAGAAAAGGTGCAATTGAAGTAGGCTTTGATGCAGATCTTGTAATTCTAGATCCAGAGAAGGAGTGGGAGATTACCTCTGAATCTTTACAATATGTCAACAAGATTTCAGCATTTGTAGGTTTAAAAGGAAAAGGATTACCAGTTTGTACTATTTTAAGAGGAGAAGTTGTAGCAGAAGAAAATAATGTAGTTGGTCAAAAGGGTTATGGACAGTTAGTAAAAAAAGAAAACTAA